TTCCTTAAGTCCCAAATTTCGCCTCATTTTCTTTTTAATACGCTGAACAATATTTATTCATTATCGGTAGAGAAATCAAACAAAACACCTAAGATTGTTCTCAAACTTTCCGAATTAATGCGCTATATGCTGTATGATACTAAAAACAAAAGACAAAGTCTGGAGAATGAAATACTTTGTATTCAAAATTATCTTGATTTGGAGCGTATTAGAAATGATGACCGACTGGAAATAAACATGTCTATTTCGGGAGATATTCATGATAAAGAAATAGCCCCCATAATATTATTGACTTTTATTGAGAATGCCTTTAAACATGGGGTGAATAAAAACACCGGAAAAGTGGCAATTAATATTGGCTTTAATGTAAAAGGAGATTTTTTGCATTTTACTATTTCAAATCCGCAGCCTGAATTTACAACTCTGGAAGATAATTTTAATGTCTCCAGCGGAATAGGCATCGAGAATGTAAAGAAAAGATTAGAATTAGGTTACAATAAAAATGACTATACTCTTTCTTTTAAAAAGAAAAAGAATATTTTTGTCGTGAAGCTTGTAATCAAGGTTGCCTAAAAGGATTTTTATTGATTAAAACTTTGCAAATCAGATTATTTTGCTCAAAAAATAATAAAAAGAAATGAAGATAAATTGTTTAATAATAGATGATGAGCCATTAGCAATTAATGTTATCAAAAATTATTTAGACCCTGTTGAGGACTTTGAGGTTTTAAATACTTTTAGTAACCCAATTGAGGGCCTGAATTTTTTAAAAAACAATAAAGTCGATGTCATTTTCTTAGACATTAATATGCCTGTTCTTGATGGTATAAATTTTATAAAAAGTCTTGAAAATCCGCCATTGGTCATTATTACAAGTGCTTACAGCCAATTTGCAATTGAAACTTATGAATTGGATGTTTTGGACTTTTTGGTAAAACCTATTGAATTCCCGAGATTAATGAAAGCGCTCAATAAAGTGAGTAAAAGGCTTGAAACATCAAACAATAGTACACCTGAAAACACAGGAGATAATCCTTTTATTTTTATCAAAATCGATAAAAAGAGGATGAAGAAAATCTTTTTAAATGAAATTTTGGTGATCGAAAGTTTAAAAGATTATCTAAAAATCAGCACGCTAACAAACAAATATATTATCTACGGTACTTTATCTGACTTTACGGATCAGTTACCAGAAAGAAATTTTTTAAGAATTCACCGATCTTACACTATTGCAATTGATAAGATTGATGCTGTAGAAGGCAATACGATTGAAATTGAGGGTCTGAGATATGTGATAGGAAGATCGTATATGGATCACGTTAAACAAAGAATTCTAAATTCTTCGACGTAATTAAATCTATAAAATTCGATTTGGTATCCTTCTAAATCTGATGCTATTTCTCTTTTAATAAAAATTCTTGCAAAATTACAGCATGATTGATCTTTGGATTTTTTGCGGCATATAACAAAGTTAAAGGTTTCTCTTTTGCTATGTTTTGCAAACGTTCCACTTCTTCTGTTTTTGTTTTTAATTCCTCCAGATACAATTTTGTAAATTCTGCAAATCGTTCTTCTTTATGGGCAAACCATTTACGCAATTCGGGAGAAGGTGTGATTTCCTTATCCCATTCATCAAATTTTAAATCTTCTTTTTTGAGTCCGCGAGGCCATAAACGGTCGACTAATATGCGGTATGTTTCGTCATCTGTTTTACTGTCGTAAACTCTTTTTACAATTATATCTTTCATTACGTTAGATTCATTTGCAAACTGAAATAAACTTTAAAAATCCAGTCCTGATTCATAAAGATACAAATAGATTTTTTGCAAAAGAAGTCAAGCTTCTTTAAACAAAAAACAGCGATTAAAAAATCGCTGTTTAAAATGTCAAAGTTTATGTAGAAAATTTATCTAATCCTGCAAAACTATATGGTATAAAGCATACTTGCTGCGCCCAATAAGGCTGCAACTTCATTATCTGTTGAAATAGAAACGGTAACATCAACACCCGCTTCTTTCATTTTTTTGTTAAAACCAGGAAGTATAAACTCACTGGCATTGGCAATTTTTCCGCCGATTACAAAGCTGTCTGCATTAAATTTTTCTAGCCATGGGGTTACTACCAGTGCCAAATCCTCTCCTAATTGCTCAAATGCTTTTATCGCAATTACATCTCCGGTTATCGCAAGATTATAGACTTCTAATCCGTTACTAAGACTTTTTCCCGTTAACGTTTTATAACTACCTAAAAGCCCTCTTGCCGAAATATAATCTTCTGCCATGCCGTCTTTATAAGGCAAATTATAAATTTCTCCGTCTTCCGGTACACTTTCTCCTGTCGCTATTGAAACTCCTTTGTCAATAAAACAGGCTCCAAGTCCGGTACCTAGTGTTATGGCCATTACTTTTTTAGAAAGGTTTTCGGCATTTTTGAATACTTCTCCTTTTCCGAAACAAACAGCATCGTTTTCAAAAAGAACCGGAAAATCACTTGAAAGATCAAGTATTCCATGGAACAAATTACGCACATTCAGTCCGTAAAAATGTTCGTATTTTGACTGGTCTTTTATCCAGCAAAGTCCGTTAGTGTAATCAAACGGGCCAGGCATACATACCGCAAGTCCTTTTACTGCTTCAACTTTTGAATTTTCAATCGAAGTGCGAATCACTTTTCCCCAGATAGACATGACCTCATCTACAGGCAAGTTAGAATCAAAAGATTCTTTTTGCAAGGACTGGTCAATCACTTTCATGCTTGCAATATCAATAATTGCAGCGGTAATATGTGTTCCTCCGATATCAATTCCAACGGCGTATTTTTTGTTCATCTCTTCTGGTTTATCTATTTTTTTTTAAAATCGTGTTGCAGTCTTTCAATTTTCATTACCAACATTAAAATTTCTTCATTTAACTTTGAAACTATAACTACAACCGATCGGTTAACTCATTCTATTTCTAACGTCAGCGAACTTTAAAGATTCTTATCTTTTAAAATCTGTGGATACTTGATACTGGTGTGAACAATCATTTCTCCAAAAAGTGTATTGGCCCAGGCAAACCATTTTCTGGTAAATTTTGTCACATCGTCTTTATGAAAAGATTCATGCATAAAACCTGTATCTGCGTTTGTTTTAATCAAATTGCTAATACAATGTCTGATCTCTTTTTCATCTACACTGGTTATGGCTCTTAAAACAATACTCATTGGCCAGATCGTATCTGTTCCTGTATGTGGTCCTCCCACGCCTTCTCCTGCTTTTCCTTTGTAGAAAAACGGGTTGTTTTCTGAAAGCACTACTTTTCTTGTATTTAAATAAAGTGGACTATCCGGTTCAATAGCTCCTAAATAAGGTAATGACAATAATGAAGGTACATTGGCATCATCCATCATATGAAAACTTCCGTATCCGTTTACCTCAAAAGCAATGATTTTTCCAAATTTAGGGTGCTCAATAATCGCATTCTCTTCTAATCCTTTCTGAACTTGTCCTTGCATTTCTTTTGCTTTGGCAACTAAATCTTTATCTAATAGAGCCGGCAAAGAGAAAATTTCCTGAAGATATCCTAATACTTCAATGGCAAACATGTTACTTGGAATTAAATATCCAAATAAAGTGCTGTCGTCACTTGGTCTAAAAGTCGAAACAATTAATCCGCAAGGTTTTACAGGATAACCATAACCGCCCAAAGGCACACCATCTGTAGCCCAGGCCGTAACTCTTTGAAAATTGTATGGTCCTTTATCAGTCCAGCGTTGCTGTTCTTTAAACGTTTGCAAAACCAATAACATAGCTTCTTTCCATTTGCTGTCAAACAAACTTATATCTCCTGTTTCTTTCCAATAACCATGTGCCAGTCTAATCGGGTAACATAAACTGTCAATTTCCCATTTACGCTCATGGATTCCAGGCTGCATTTTGGTCATGTCATTCTTCCATTCACTTACCTGATTAAAATCTTTATAAAAAGCATTTGCATAAGGATCCAGTAAAATACATTTTGTCTGACGATTGATAACTCCTTTTACCAATTCGGCCAGTTTTTTATCCTCTTTTACAAACGGAATATAAGGCCAGATTTGAGCTGTACTATCACGAAGCCACATTGCATCGATATCTCCAGTAATTACATACGTATCTGGTTTTCCGTCGATAATTTCAAAATCGACAGTAGTGTCTAAAGTGTTTGGAAAACAGTTTTCAAACAACCAAGCCAACTCCGGATTTGCAATTTGTTTTTTGATTCTTACAATAGCTGCCTCAATCGCTTTACTTGTAAATTTTCTTTCAGCGACAGGAGGTCTTTTGGTAATAAAATCTTTTAATGCAAAATTGAAAGTATCAGATTGCATTCCAAAAGCATCCGTTTGAATCGCCAATAATCCTGCGGAAAAAATTCCGGCATTTTTTATAAATTTTCTACGTGATTGCATAGTATTATTTTGAAGTTGAATAAGAATATGGAAAAGAAGCTGAAGTGGTACCTCGTTGTAAATTAGGTTCGGCTGTCATATCAAAATTTAATTCGCCACCTTTTAAAACATCTGAATGATTGATATAATTTTTGGTATAACCTGTATTATCCCATTTTAAATCCTGAACATATTTATTTGTTTCTGAATTTTTAGGTGCGTTTATAATCAAACTTTTACCGTTCTCTAATTGTAAAGTTAATTTTTTAAATAATGGTGCTCCCAAAACATATTCGTCTGTTGCCGGACAAACCGGATAAAATCCCATTGCAGAGAAAATATACCAGGCAGAAGTCTGTCCATTATCCTCATCTCCGCAATATCCGTCTGCAGTTGGCTTATATAAACGATTCATTACCTCTCTTGACCAGTATTGTGTTTTCCATGGTTCACCTGCATAATTATACAGATAAATCATGTGCTGAATTGGCTGATTTCCGTGCGCATATTGCCCCATATTCATGATCTGCATTTCGCGAATTTCATGAATAACAGATCCGTAATAACTGTCGTCAAAAACTGGTGGAGTTGTAAAAACAGCATCCAATTTGGCAGTGAATTTCTTTTGTCCGCCCATTAAATCAATTAATCCCTGAACATCGTGAAAAACACTCCAACTGTAATGCATGCTGTTTCCTTCTGTAAAAGCAT
The sequence above is drawn from the Flavobacterium sp. N2038 genome and encodes:
- a CDS encoding sensor histidine kinase: MHFSSSRLYSIPLRYHIFFWLTYFLFNTFRWGIYFNDYGYSFKTNLLGFPIHMTLCYLNILLFMPYLVYRKKYLLYVIAVLVSIFIMVMVKFNLTYLLINHNVWPEGPQTTDKLTLNYAIDMMIGELYVITFVTAIKLTLDFMKEQRRVTDLEKSQLETELLFLKSQISPHFLFNTLNNIYSLSVEKSNKTPKIVLKLSELMRYMLYDTKNKRQSLENEILCIQNYLDLERIRNDDRLEINMSISGDIHDKEIAPIILLTFIENAFKHGVNKNTGKVAINIGFNVKGDFLHFTISNPQPEFTTLEDNFNVSSGIGIENVKKRLELGYNKNDYTLSFKKKKNIFVVKLVIKVA
- a CDS encoding LytR/AlgR family response regulator transcription factor codes for the protein MKINCLIIDDEPLAINVIKNYLDPVEDFEVLNTFSNPIEGLNFLKNNKVDVIFLDINMPVLDGINFIKSLENPPLVIITSAYSQFAIETYELDVLDFLVKPIEFPRLMKALNKVSKRLETSNNSTPENTGDNPFIFIKIDKKRMKKIFLNEILVIESLKDYLKISTLTNKYIIYGTLSDFTDQLPERNFLRIHRSYTIAIDKIDAVEGNTIEIEGLRYVIGRSYMDHVKQRILNSST
- a CDS encoding DUF488 domain-containing protein encodes the protein MKDIIVKRVYDSKTDDETYRILVDRLWPRGLKKEDLKFDEWDKEITPSPELRKWFAHKEERFAEFTKLYLEELKTKTEEVERLQNIAKEKPLTLLYAAKNPKINHAVILQEFLLKEK
- a CDS encoding ROK family protein, whose amino-acid sequence is MNKKYAVGIDIGGTHITAAIIDIASMKVIDQSLQKESFDSNLPVDEVMSIWGKVIRTSIENSKVEAVKGLAVCMPGPFDYTNGLCWIKDQSKYEHFYGLNVRNLFHGILDLSSDFPVLFENDAVCFGKGEVFKNAENLSKKVMAITLGTGLGACFIDKGVSIATGESVPEDGEIYNLPYKDGMAEDYISARGLLGSYKTLTGKSLSNGLEVYNLAITGDVIAIKAFEQLGEDLALVVTPWLEKFNADSFVIGGKIANASEFILPGFNKKMKEAGVDVTVSISTDNEVAALLGAASMLYTI
- a CDS encoding glycoside hydrolase family 125 protein, which gives rise to MQSRRKFIKNAGIFSAGLLAIQTDAFGMQSDTFNFALKDFITKRPPVAERKFTSKAIEAAIVRIKKQIANPELAWLFENCFPNTLDTTVDFEIIDGKPDTYVITGDIDAMWLRDSTAQIWPYIPFVKEDKKLAELVKGVINRQTKCILLDPYANAFYKDFNQVSEWKNDMTKMQPGIHERKWEIDSLCYPIRLAHGYWKETGDISLFDSKWKEAMLLVLQTFKEQQRWTDKGPYNFQRVTAWATDGVPLGGYGYPVKPCGLIVSTFRPSDDSTLFGYLIPSNMFAIEVLGYLQEIFSLPALLDKDLVAKAKEMQGQVQKGLEENAIIEHPKFGKIIAFEVNGYGSFHMMDDANVPSLLSLPYLGAIEPDSPLYLNTRKVVLSENNPFFYKGKAGEGVGGPHTGTDTIWPMSIVLRAITSVDEKEIRHCISNLIKTNADTGFMHESFHKDDVTKFTRKWFAWANTLFGEMIVHTSIKYPQILKDKNL